A genomic region of Rhodanobacter sp. contains the following coding sequences:
- a CDS encoding DUF962 domain-containing protein — MAEFASFRAFYPYYLGEHRNRLCRRWHFVGSTLVLLVVLLAVTSGRLAWLWLLPLAGYGCAWIGHFVYEKNRPATFRHPFYSLLGDWVMYAQMLRGKVSF; from the coding sequence ATGGCCGAATTCGCCAGCTTTCGCGCGTTCTATCCCTATTACCTTGGCGAGCACCGCAACCGATTGTGCCGGCGCTGGCATTTCGTCGGCAGCACCCTGGTGCTGCTGGTTGTGCTGCTGGCCGTGACCAGCGGACGGCTGGCGTGGCTGTGGCTGCTGCCGCTGGCCGGCTACGGTTGCGCGTGGATCGGCCATTTCGTCTACGAGAAGAACCGTCCGGCCACCTTCCGCCACCCGTTCTACAGCCTGCTGGGCGACTGGGTGATGTATGCGCAGATGCTGCGCGGCAAGGTCAGCTTCTAG
- a CDS encoding pirin family protein, which translates to MDASPILIDGRRHDLGDGFSVRRLLPVLEARHVGPFVFYDHMGPVDFAPGKGMDVRPHPHIGLATVTWLFDGSIRHRDSLGSLADIRPGAVNWMTAGRGIVHSERTPPDVRAAGQRLHGIQVWVALPREHAEVAPEFHHHEAHALPRIRQPGVELVLIAGTGWGEASPVKVYAPMFFAEAHLDAGAELTMPAEHAEHGVHVIEGELTWGELALAAGQMAVQSGAAPALRARHASRVMLFGGAPLDGERRLWWNFVAADEARIEQAKADWRAGRFPKVPGDDQEFIPLPG; encoded by the coding sequence ATGGACGCGTCACCCATCTTGATCGACGGTCGCCGGCACGATCTCGGCGACGGCTTCAGCGTGCGCCGGCTGTTGCCGGTGCTCGAAGCGCGCCACGTGGGGCCGTTCGTGTTCTACGACCACATGGGGCCGGTGGACTTCGCGCCCGGCAAAGGCATGGACGTGCGCCCGCATCCGCACATCGGGCTGGCCACGGTGACCTGGCTGTTCGACGGCAGCATCCGTCATCGCGACAGCCTGGGCAGCCTCGCCGACATTCGGCCCGGCGCGGTGAACTGGATGACCGCCGGCCGCGGCATCGTGCACTCCGAGCGCACGCCGCCGGACGTGCGCGCCGCAGGCCAGCGCCTGCACGGTATCCAGGTGTGGGTGGCGCTGCCGCGCGAGCATGCGGAAGTGGCGCCGGAGTTCCATCATCACGAGGCGCACGCGCTGCCGCGCATCCGCCAGCCGGGCGTCGAACTGGTGCTGATCGCCGGCACCGGCTGGGGCGAAGCCTCGCCGGTGAAGGTGTACGCGCCGATGTTCTTCGCCGAGGCGCATCTCGATGCCGGCGCCGAACTGACGATGCCGGCGGAGCATGCCGAACACGGCGTGCACGTGATCGAGGGCGAGCTGACCTGGGGCGAACTGGCCCTGGCCGCGGGGCAGATGGCCGTGCAGTCCGGTGCCGCACCCGCTCTCAGGGCACGCCATGCCAGCCGCGTGATGCTGTTCGGCGGCGCGCCGTTGGACGGCGAGCGGCGCCTGTGGTGGAACTTCGTCGCCGCCGACGAGGCGCGCATCGAGCAGGCCAAGGCCGATTGGCGCGCGGGACGTTTCCCGAAGGTGCCCGGCGACGATCAGGAATTCATCCCGCTGCCGGGTTGA
- a CDS encoding tRNA threonylcarbamoyladenosine dehydratase: MSDTAFPHERFAGIERLYGAGSVARLAQRHVCVVGVGGVGSWAAEALARSGVGRLTLIDADEVCVSNTNRQMHALDGEFGKPKVGVMAARLHAINPALRLEGIERFLTTSTLDELLDRGYDAVLDACDAFRVKLEMIAWCRRRKLPIVSVGSAGGRTDPTQIRVRDLSRTEHDAMFSLIRKKLRTDFNFPRNPDRYFGVSAVYSLQNVQYPQPDGSVCGNRPPGGDALNLACGGGLGAATHVTGAFAFAAVGKVIEKLLQADQD; the protein is encoded by the coding sequence ATGAGCGACACCGCATTTCCCCACGAACGTTTCGCCGGCATCGAGCGCCTGTACGGCGCGGGCAGCGTGGCAAGGCTGGCGCAGCGCCACGTGTGCGTGGTGGGCGTGGGCGGCGTGGGCTCGTGGGCGGCCGAGGCGCTGGCGCGCAGCGGGGTGGGGCGGCTCACCCTGATCGACGCCGACGAGGTCTGCGTCTCCAACACCAACCGCCAGATGCATGCGCTGGACGGCGAGTTCGGCAAGCCCAAGGTGGGCGTGATGGCGGCGCGGCTGCATGCGATCAACCCGGCGCTGCGGCTGGAAGGGATCGAGCGCTTCCTCACCACCTCCACGCTGGACGAACTGCTGGACCGCGGCTACGACGCGGTGCTGGACGCCTGCGACGCGTTCCGCGTGAAGCTGGAGATGATCGCCTGGTGCCGCCGCCGCAAGCTGCCCATCGTCAGCGTGGGCTCGGCCGGCGGGCGCACCGATCCCACCCAGATCCGCGTGCGCGACCTCTCGCGCACCGAGCACGATGCGATGTTCAGCCTGATCCGCAAGAAGCTCCGCACGGATTTCAATTTTCCGCGCAACCCGGATCGCTATTTCGGCGTCTCGGCGGTGTACTCGCTGCAGAACGTGCAGTACCCGCAGCCCGACGGCAGCGTGTGCGGCAACCGGCCGCCCGGCGGCGATGCGCTCAACCTCGCTTGCGGCGGCGGGCTCGGTGCGGCCACGCACGTGACCGGTGCGTTTGCATTCGCGGCAGTCGGCAAGGTGATCGAGAAGCTGCTGCAGGCCGATCAGGACTGA